The Salvelinus fontinalis isolate EN_2023a chromosome 24, ASM2944872v1, whole genome shotgun sequence genome has a segment encoding these proteins:
- the LOC129822259 gene encoding 40S ribosomal protein S3, translated as MAVQISKKRKFVADGIFKAELNEFLTRELAEDGYSGVEVRVTPTRTEIIILATRTQNVLGEKGRRIRELTAVVQKRFGFPEGNVELYAEKVATRGLCAIAQAESLRYKLLGGLAVRRACYGVLRFIMESGSKGCEVVVSGKLRGQRAKSMKFVDGLMIHSGDPVNYYVDTAVRHVLLRQGVLGIKVKIMLPWDPSGKIGPKKPLPDHVSIVEPKDETIPSTPVSEQKGAKPEAPAAMPPTPVPTA; from the exons ATGGCTGTGCAAATCTCAAAGAAGAGGAAG TTTGTCGCGGACGGAATCTTCAAAGCCGAGCTGAACGAGTTCTTGACGCGCGAGCTTGCCGAGGATGGGTATTCCGGTGTGGAGGTGCGTGTGACCCCGACCAGGACCGAGATCATAATCCTGGCCACAAG GACCCAGAATGTTCTGGGAGAGAAGGGCCGTCGCATCCGGGAGCTGACCGCTGTTGTTCAGAAGAGGTTTGGCTTCCCTGAAGGCAACGTGGAG ctgtaTGCTGAGAAGGTTGCAACACGTGGTCTCTGTGCCATTGCTCAGGCTGAGTCCCTGCGCTACAAGTTGCTGGGAGGACTGGCTGTACGTAG GGCTTGCTATGGTGTGCTGAGGTTCATCATGGAGAGTGGCTCTAAGGGTTGTGAAGTGGTAGTTTCTGGGAAACTGAGGGGTCAGAGGGCCAAGTCAATGAAATTTGTTGACGGCCTGATGATCCACAGTGGAGACCCAGTCAACTACTACGTAGACACTGCTGTACGCCACGTCCTGCTCCGACAGG gtgtgctgggcaTCAAGGTGAAGATCATGTTACCATGGGACCCCAGTGGTAAGATCGGCCCCAAGAAGCCTCTGCCAGACCATGTGAGCATTGTGGAGCCCAAAGACGAGACTATCCCCTCCACCCCTGTGTCTGAGCAGAAGGGGGCCAAGCCAGAGGCCCCAGCAGCCATGCCACCAACTCCTGTACCCACCGCATAG
- the LOC129822260 gene encoding integrator complex subunit 4-like isoform X2 — MAAHLKKRVYEEFSKVVQLPQEEAPAKKLRLTKPSNSMEAEGVVCILLEHYYKEQDNSVRLKIASLIGLLSKTQNFSPESILDDTLNTEKFHQVLAQLLDTLLVIGTQLPESPTVRHRLIEVGCKRKRTAHERARELYASGESKEKMDTSAVNLIASGGLRSLCSRTGGRDVRDLQRLGKLQTELAGAADFSATYLHRQLLLS; from the exons ATGGCAGCACATCTCAAAAAGCGAGTTTACGAAGAATTCTCAAAAGTTGTCCAG CTTCCCCAAGAGGAGGCTCCAGCCAAGAAGCTCCGTCTGACCAAACCAAGTAA CTCCATGGAGGCAGAGGGGGTGGTGTGCATACTGCTGGAACACTACTACAAG GAGCAGGATAACTCGGTCCGGCTGAAGATTGCCTCTCTGATCGGCCTGCTTAGTAAGACCCAGAACTTCAGCCCTGAGAGTATCCTAGATGACACCCTCAACACAGAGA agttCCACCAGGTCCTGGCTCAGCTGCTTGACACTCTGTTGGTCATCGGCACTCAGCTCCCAGAAAGCCCTACTGTTAGACACAGACTCATAGAGGTGGGCTGCAAG AGGAAACGTACTGCTCATGAGCGGGCCAGGGAGCTCTATGCGTCTGGTGAGTCCAAGGAGAAGATGGACACCTCAGCTGTCAACCTGATCGCCTCGGGAGGCCTGCGGAGCCTTTGTTCACGGACTGGAGGACGAGATGTACG agacCTACAGAGACTGGGGAAGCTACAGACAGAGCTGGCAGGGGCTGCTGACTTTTCTGCCACCTACCTCCACCGCCAACTACTGCTCAGTTGA
- the LOC129822260 gene encoding integrator complex subunit 4-like isoform X1 has protein sequence MAAHLKKRVYEEFSKVVQLPQEEAPAKKLRLTKPSKSAALHIDLCKASNPTNALQYLLHFARSSMEAEGVVCILLEHYYKEQDNSVRLKIASLIGLLSKTQNFSPESILDDTLNTEKFHQVLAQLLDTLLVIGTQLPESPTVRHRLIEVGCKRKRTAHERARELYASGESKEKMDTSAVNLIASGGLRSLCSRTGGRDVRDLQRLGKLQTELAGAADFSATYLHRQLLLS, from the exons ATGGCAGCACATCTCAAAAAGCGAGTTTACGAAGAATTCTCAAAAGTTGTCCAG CTTCCCCAAGAGGAGGCTCCAGCCAAGAAGCTCCGTCTGACCAAACCAAGTAAGTCTGCAGCGCTGCACATTGACCTGTGTAAGGCCTCCAACCCCACTAATGCCTTGCAGTACCTGCTGCACTTTGCCCGCAGCTCCATGGAGGCAGAGGGGGTGGTGTGCATACTGCTGGAACACTACTACAAG GAGCAGGATAACTCGGTCCGGCTGAAGATTGCCTCTCTGATCGGCCTGCTTAGTAAGACCCAGAACTTCAGCCCTGAGAGTATCCTAGATGACACCCTCAACACAGAGA agttCCACCAGGTCCTGGCTCAGCTGCTTGACACTCTGTTGGTCATCGGCACTCAGCTCCCAGAAAGCCCTACTGTTAGACACAGACTCATAGAGGTGGGCTGCAAG AGGAAACGTACTGCTCATGAGCGGGCCAGGGAGCTCTATGCGTCTGGTGAGTCCAAGGAGAAGATGGACACCTCAGCTGTCAACCTGATCGCCTCGGGAGGCCTGCGGAGCCTTTGTTCACGGACTGGAGGACGAGATGTACG agacCTACAGAGACTGGGGAAGCTACAGACAGAGCTGGCAGGGGCTGCTGACTTTTCTGCCACCTACCTCCACCGCCAACTACTGCTCAGTTGA
- the LOC129822260 gene encoding integrator complex subunit 4-like isoform X3, giving the protein MEAEGVVCILLEHYYKEQDNSVRLKIASLIGLLSKTQNFSPESILDDTLNTEKFHQVLAQLLDTLLVIGTQLPESPTVRHRLIEVGCKRKRTAHERARELYASGESKEKMDTSAVNLIASGGLRSLCSRTGGRDVRDLQRLGKLQTELAGAADFSATYLHRQLLLS; this is encoded by the exons ATGGAGGCAGAGGGGGTGGTGTGCATACTGCTGGAACACTACTACAAG GAGCAGGATAACTCGGTCCGGCTGAAGATTGCCTCTCTGATCGGCCTGCTTAGTAAGACCCAGAACTTCAGCCCTGAGAGTATCCTAGATGACACCCTCAACACAGAGA agttCCACCAGGTCCTGGCTCAGCTGCTTGACACTCTGTTGGTCATCGGCACTCAGCTCCCAGAAAGCCCTACTGTTAGACACAGACTCATAGAGGTGGGCTGCAAG AGGAAACGTACTGCTCATGAGCGGGCCAGGGAGCTCTATGCGTCTGGTGAGTCCAAGGAGAAGATGGACACCTCAGCTGTCAACCTGATCGCCTCGGGAGGCCTGCGGAGCCTTTGTTCACGGACTGGAGGACGAGATGTACG agacCTACAGAGACTGGGGAAGCTACAGACAGAGCTGGCAGGGGCTGCTGACTTTTCTGCCACCTACCTCCACCGCCAACTACTGCTCAGTTGA